A region from the Aeromicrobium choanae genome encodes:
- a CDS encoding Ig-like domain-containing protein: MFNQRGWRLATVGALLALPLAAVPAHADDGALASGDDWSVSRAAGGYLVTVDLAKKLPMVSDAPTIEVDGKPIGIATESADGRSLSVFTADSAVVKADDIEAGWFSKPSSAPLRATELAEIAAAEPEPLDANPASLGSYEHTEAVYNFGAQSVPLAAIGGIRGELQGKVYLPKTGGARPVVLLLHGRHTSCSTGTANPNRWPCGANQINIPSFAGYDGTARALASHGYAVVSIAANAINSNDNQLALDQGAQARGQLLLDTLSMLKKANEGAEVVHHDAQTDADVTLAQALANQDPLPGLTEGTAGLSPAELVGRFDFSNIGMMGHSRGGEGVTSAATLNQGLDKPWKITSILPLAPVDFARMTVPNVPMNVILPYCDGDVSNQQGQHMLDDSRYAFDDDVLRSGVWMMGANHNFYNTVWTPGKYAYSVSDDWGATSADAVCGPRSETNIRLSADAQYDAGTAYMAGWFRLTMGDEKQFLPMFDGSAEVPEVLGTPDIRSMSTAPASARQTIASFESPSSLVRVQGAATATVCASAAGRTVTQVLPACTASTLGTSAQPHWTPASNGGNVPATPVTKFSWTALGTGTSTITPSEVRVSVPAKARDASKSERLSVKVAADDTVASSTALSLTVVDGTGASFTTPVADLNPLATTRFPASTSALLKKIILQQVDLPVATLETAGLKVSDIREVRFGALAGPDALAAGGVFLSDLAFESSAVGTADSKTVPTINVDAPNVDEGNAPGTADIAVYLDEAASIPVTGYVSALGSATGRGGIAMEKVTFAPGETCKVVSAPVLGDAASSTTNSTSVKVSVINTAGGVLGTNALDWLVVREDDGVTGSATALPSAGVQGDACAELAAKGQQAEVSVSDAKPQPGESVTVTAGGFRSGEGVTVTVAGIDPVVAVADATGVVNAVVAIPATAVRGTAEISVVGSGTDRTGTGSLAVLDASSTSLSISPEAPSINEPVTLTATVEGGDTTGSVEFRDGDTVLGTGEVVDGEATLDVPGFKAGTHAIVAEFAETGVTAGSTSGAVTFTLVKGKPTMVMSLSSASTTFGQAARLSAIVGGADGGTVTFRYGSVSRTVALASDGSAALTLPATLKPGRHTVSAAYDGTDRTDGSARISSTLTVAKKGTTASLSAKSVVKPGKTLSGKFAIRGGVAGVAPTGTAKVYVASGKGGYKLSRTVRVPSTGKASFTVKAPKKRQSLRVKVVYSGDANYGSSSSVVKSVRVR, from the coding sequence GTGTTCAACCAAAGAGGATGGCGACTCGCCACCGTGGGAGCCCTGCTGGCGCTGCCCCTGGCCGCGGTGCCCGCCCACGCCGACGACGGCGCCCTGGCCTCCGGCGACGACTGGTCGGTCAGCCGCGCCGCCGGTGGCTACCTGGTCACGGTCGACCTGGCCAAGAAGCTGCCCATGGTCTCCGACGCCCCGACGATCGAGGTCGACGGCAAGCCGATTGGCATCGCGACCGAGTCCGCCGACGGCCGCAGCCTGTCCGTCTTCACCGCCGACTCCGCCGTGGTGAAGGCCGACGACATCGAGGCCGGCTGGTTCAGCAAGCCGTCGAGCGCGCCGCTGCGGGCCACCGAGCTGGCCGAGATCGCGGCGGCCGAGCCCGAGCCGCTCGACGCGAACCCCGCCTCGCTGGGCTCCTACGAGCACACCGAGGCCGTCTACAACTTCGGCGCCCAGTCCGTCCCGCTGGCCGCGATCGGCGGCATCCGCGGCGAGCTGCAGGGCAAGGTCTACCTGCCCAAGACCGGCGGCGCGCGCCCCGTGGTGCTGCTGCTCCACGGCCGCCACACCTCCTGCTCCACCGGCACGGCCAACCCGAACCGCTGGCCCTGCGGCGCGAACCAGATCAACATCCCGAGCTTCGCCGGCTACGACGGCACGGCACGGGCGCTGGCCAGCCACGGGTACGCGGTCGTCTCGATCGCCGCCAACGCGATCAACTCCAACGACAACCAGCTCGCGCTGGACCAGGGCGCCCAGGCGCGCGGCCAGCTGCTGCTCGACACCCTCTCGATGCTGAAGAAGGCGAACGAGGGCGCCGAGGTCGTCCACCACGACGCGCAGACCGACGCCGACGTCACGCTGGCGCAGGCCCTGGCGAACCAGGACCCGCTGCCCGGCCTCACCGAGGGCACCGCGGGTCTCTCCCCCGCCGAGCTCGTGGGCCGCTTCGACTTCTCGAACATCGGCATGATGGGCCACTCGCGCGGCGGTGAGGGTGTCACCTCGGCCGCCACGCTCAACCAGGGTCTGGACAAGCCGTGGAAGATCACGTCGATCCTGCCCCTGGCGCCGGTCGACTTCGCCCGCATGACGGTGCCGAACGTGCCGATGAACGTGATCCTGCCCTACTGCGACGGCGACGTCTCGAACCAGCAGGGCCAGCACATGCTCGACGACTCGCGCTACGCGTTCGACGACGACGTGCTGCGCAGCGGCGTGTGGATGATGGGTGCGAACCACAACTTCTACAACACCGTCTGGACGCCCGGGAAGTACGCGTACTCGGTCTCCGACGACTGGGGCGCGACCTCCGCCGACGCGGTCTGCGGCCCGCGCTCGGAGACGAACATCCGACTCAGCGCCGACGCGCAGTACGACGCCGGCACCGCCTACATGGCCGGCTGGTTCCGCCTGACGATGGGCGACGAGAAGCAGTTCCTGCCCATGTTCGACGGCTCCGCCGAGGTGCCCGAGGTGCTGGGCACGCCCGACATCCGCAGCATGTCGACGGCTCCGGCCTCGGCGCGTCAGACGATCGCGTCCTTCGAGTCGCCCAGCTCGCTCGTGCGGGTCCAGGGTGCCGCGACGGCCACGGTCTGCGCGAGTGCCGCGGGTCGCACCGTGACCCAGGTCCTCCCGGCCTGCACGGCCTCGACACTCGGCACGAGCGCCCAGCCGCACTGGACGCCCGCCAGCAACGGCGGCAACGTCCCGGCCACGCCGGTCACGAAGTTCTCGTGGACCGCGCTCGGCACGGGCACGTCGACCATCACGCCCAGCGAGGTGCGCGTCAGCGTTCCCGCGAAGGCGCGCGACGCGTCGAAGTCGGAGCGCCTGTCGGTGAAGGTCGCCGCGGACGACACGGTCGCCAGCAGCACGGCGCTCTCGCTCACCGTCGTCGACGGCACGGGCGCGTCGTTCACCACGCCGGTGGCCGACCTCAACCCGCTGGCCACGACGCGGTTCCCCGCGTCGACCAGCGCGCTGCTGAAGAAGATCATCCTGCAGCAGGTCGACCTCCCGGTCGCCACGCTGGAGACCGCCGGCCTGAAGGTCTCGGACATCCGTGAGGTCCGCTTCGGCGCCCTCGCCGGTCCGGACGCCCTGGCCGCCGGTGGCGTGTTCCTGTCCGACCTCGCGTTCGAGAGCTCGGCCGTGGGCACCGCGGACAGCAAGACCGTCCCGACGATCAACGTCGACGCCCCGAACGTCGACGAGGGCAACGCCCCCGGCACGGCCGACATCGCGGTGTACCTCGACGAGGCGGCCTCGATCCCGGTCACCGGCTACGTGTCGGCGCTCGGCTCGGCCACCGGCCGTGGGGGCATCGCGATGGAGAAGGTCACCTTCGCCCCGGGCGAGACCTGCAAGGTCGTCAGCGCTCCGGTGCTCGGCGACGCGGCCTCCAGCACGACGAACTCCACCTCGGTGAAGGTCTCGGTCATCAACACGGCCGGCGGCGTCCTGGGCACCAACGCCCTCGACTGGCTGGTCGTGCGCGAGGACGACGGCGTCACGGGCTCGGCGACGGCACTGCCGTCGGCCGGCGTCCAGGGCGACGCGTGCGCCGAGCTGGCCGCCAAGGGCCAGCAGGCCGAGGTCTCCGTCAGCGACGCGAAGCCGCAGCCCGGCGAGTCCGTCACGGTCACGGCCGGCGGCTTCCGCTCCGGCGAGGGCGTCACGGTGACCGTCGCCGGGATCGACCCGGTCGTCGCCGTCGCCGACGCGACCGGCGTGGTCAACGCCGTCGTCGCCATCCCGGCCACGGCGGTCCGGGGCACGGCCGAGATCTCGGTCGTGGGCAGCGGCACCGACCGCACGGGCACGGGCTCGCTCGCGGTCCTGGACGCGAGCTCGACGAGCCTGTCGATCTCGCCCGAGGCACCGTCGATCAACGAGCCGGTCACGCTGACGGCCACGGTCGAGGGCGGCGACACCACGGGCTCCGTGGAGTTCCGCGACGGTGACACGGTCCTGGGCACCGGCGAGGTCGTGGACGGCGAGGCCACCCTCGACGTCCCGGGCTTCAAGGCCGGGACCCACGCGATCGTCGCGGAGTTCGCCGAGACCGGCGTCACCGCGGGCTCGACGTCCGGCGCGGTGACCTTCACCCTGGTGAAGGGCAAGCCCACGATGGTGATGTCGCTCTCGAGCGCCTCCACCACCTTCGGGCAGGCCGCGAGGCTGTCGGCGATCGTCGGCGGCGCGGACGGCGGCACCGTCACCTTCCGCTACGGCTCGGTGAGCAGGACCGTCGCGCTGGCCTCGGACGGATCGGCGGCCCTCACGCTGCCGGCCACCCTGAAGCCGGGTCGTCACACGGTCTCCGCCGCGTACGACGGCACCGACCGCACCGACGGCTCCGCGCGGATCTCGTCCACGCTGACCGTGGCGAAGAAGGGCACCACGGCGAGCCTCTCGGCGAAGTCCGTGGTCAAGCCCGGCAAGACCCTGAGCGGCAAGTTCGCCATCCGCGGCGGCGTGGCCGGCGTGGCGCCCACGGGCACCGCCAAGGTCTACGTCGCGAGCGGCAAGGGCGGCTACAAGCTGTCCAGGACCGTGCGGGTCCCGTCCACCGGCAAGGCGTCCTTCACGGTGAAGGCGCCCAAGAAGCGCCAGAGCCTGCGGGTGAAGGTGGTCTACTCCGGTGACGCGAACTACGGCTCGAGCAGCTCGGTCGTGAAGTCGGTGCGCGTGCGCTGA
- a CDS encoding TetR/AcrR family transcriptional regulator — MDDSPRVPQRRDAVANRERLIDTAEVYFAENGLDAPLHTLAATAKVGTGTLYRNFASLDELVRALYDRYIRFFDDLADRAVQMESGWEGIELVLNECMRMLLDKRIVSEVMRRQAINDPEYRPSQRWIEPLGNLVGRAIDEGAARPDLSVSDLSAVAVMLGEVRTFAPEHHEWIAARIRGLVLDGMRAHPHPPTPLPELPEDFDQMSTSIIKRSP; from the coding sequence ATGGACGATTCCCCCCGCGTTCCACAGCGTCGCGATGCCGTCGCGAACCGCGAACGCCTGATCGACACCGCCGAGGTGTACTTCGCCGAGAACGGCCTCGACGCGCCTCTGCACACCCTGGCAGCGACGGCGAAGGTGGGCACGGGGACGCTCTACCGGAACTTCGCGTCGCTCGACGAGCTCGTGCGCGCCCTCTACGACCGGTACATCCGCTTCTTCGACGACCTGGCGGACCGTGCCGTGCAGATGGAGTCGGGCTGGGAGGGCATCGAGCTGGTGCTCAACGAGTGCATGAGGATGCTCCTCGACAAGCGCATCGTGTCGGAGGTCATGCGGCGCCAGGCGATCAACGATCCGGAGTATCGCCCGAGCCAGCGATGGATCGAGCCCCTGGGGAACCTCGTCGGCCGTGCGATCGACGAGGGTGCCGCCCGCCCGGACCTCTCCGTCTCCGACCTCAGCGCCGTGGCGGTCATGCTGGGCGAGGTCAGGACCTTCGCGCCCGAGCACCACGAGTGGATCGCGGCGCGGATCCGTGGCCTCGTGCTCGACGGCATGCGAGCCCACCCGCACCCGCCCACGCCCCTGCCCGAGCTGCCCGAGGACTTCGACCAGATGAGCACCTCGATCATCAAGCGCTCGCCCTGA
- a CDS encoding ATP-dependent DNA ligase, with amino-acid sequence MAGPPTQTVSVDGRLLRLTNSDKIMYPASGTTKAEVIAYYAQVAPWLLPHLAGRTVTRKRWVNGTGPDAEVFFEKNLPDSAPDWIRRVTIKHRSRTNVYPVFESVADLAWAGQVAALELHVPQWRVDATGVALNPDRLVIDLDPGPGTGLPECAEVAHAARALLADVGLECIPVTSGSKGIHLYAQLDGTHDSDYVNAFAKQVAQALEASMPELVVSDMSKAKRRGRVLVDWSQNNGNKTTISPYSLRGREEPTVAVPRDWDEVDADLRHLTIDEVPARLAERGDPMAALAAPVADRLATYRSMRDANRTPEPVPDSVVRGRDGDPTFVIQEHHARRLHWDFRLERDGVLVSWALPKGVPDSTTGNHLAVQTEDHPLEYATFAGTIPKGEYGAGEVTIWDHGHYDLEKWNDHEVIATLHGTREGGLGGPKRLALIKTGENWLIHLMKEQSPHAAAKEPAPAKESTAKRTRKKPASARAGFVPPMLAVLAGGRDASGDSWAYELKWDGIRCVAVVSGEQVRLYSRNHNDVSASYPELVEELAGLGLDVVLDGEIVALDEKGIPSFGRLQQRMGVTKAGDLDRLRRTVPVQLMLFDVLERDGASLRDLTYDERREALDDLGIGTGLVHVPPAHGGTLDEAVALSRSHKLEGVVAKRRSSTYDPGSRSTDWLKIKNQDTQEIVIGGWRPSSGGRGIGSLLVGVPVEGGLKYLGRVGTGYSNAERLKLRSLLDPLERATSPFVDDVETAASRDATWTTPKLVGEVVYGDWSPAGHLRHASWRGLRPDKDAADVVLETSAEVRLTPP; translated from the coding sequence GTGGCAGGCCCACCCACCCAGACCGTCTCCGTCGACGGCAGGCTGCTGCGCCTGACGAACAGCGACAAGATCATGTATCCGGCGTCCGGCACCACCAAGGCCGAGGTCATCGCCTACTACGCGCAGGTCGCCCCGTGGCTGCTGCCGCATCTCGCCGGGCGCACGGTCACGCGGAAGCGGTGGGTCAACGGAACGGGACCCGATGCCGAGGTGTTCTTCGAGAAGAACCTGCCCGACTCCGCGCCCGACTGGATCCGGCGCGTCACGATCAAGCACCGCTCGCGCACGAACGTGTATCCCGTCTTCGAGTCCGTCGCCGACCTGGCGTGGGCCGGGCAGGTCGCGGCGCTCGAGCTGCACGTCCCGCAGTGGCGCGTCGACGCCACGGGCGTGGCGCTGAACCCGGACCGGCTCGTGATCGACCTCGACCCCGGACCGGGCACCGGCCTGCCCGAGTGTGCGGAGGTCGCCCACGCCGCGCGGGCGCTGCTGGCGGACGTCGGGCTCGAGTGCATCCCCGTGACGAGCGGCAGCAAGGGCATCCACCTGTATGCGCAGCTCGACGGCACCCACGACTCCGACTACGTGAACGCGTTCGCCAAGCAGGTGGCCCAGGCGCTCGAGGCGTCGATGCCCGAGCTGGTCGTCAGCGACATGTCGAAGGCGAAGCGCCGGGGCAGGGTGCTGGTGGACTGGAGCCAGAACAACGGCAACAAGACCACGATCTCGCCCTACTCGCTGCGCGGTCGCGAGGAGCCGACGGTGGCCGTGCCGCGCGACTGGGACGAGGTCGACGCGGACCTGCGGCACCTGACGATCGACGAGGTCCCCGCCAGGCTGGCCGAGAGGGGCGACCCGATGGCGGCGCTCGCGGCGCCGGTGGCCGACCGTCTCGCGACCTACCGCTCGATGCGCGACGCGAACCGCACGCCCGAGCCCGTGCCCGACTCGGTCGTCCGGGGCCGCGACGGCGACCCGACGTTCGTGATCCAGGAGCACCACGCCCGGCGCCTGCACTGGGACTTCCGGCTCGAGCGCGACGGCGTGCTGGTGTCGTGGGCGCTGCCGAAGGGCGTGCCCGACTCGACGACCGGCAACCACCTCGCGGTGCAGACCGAGGACCACCCGCTGGAGTACGCGACCTTCGCGGGCACGATCCCGAAAGGTGAGTACGGCGCGGGCGAGGTCACCATCTGGGACCACGGGCACTACGACCTGGAGAAGTGGAACGACCACGAGGTCATCGCGACACTCCACGGCACGCGCGAGGGTGGCCTCGGCGGACCGAAGCGCCTCGCGTTGATCAAGACCGGAGAGAACTGGCTGATCCACCTCATGAAGGAGCAGTCGCCGCACGCGGCCGCGAAGGAGCCGGCACCCGCGAAGGAGTCAACCGCGAAGCGGACGAGGAAGAAGCCGGCATCGGCCCGGGCCGGATTCGTCCCGCCGATGCTCGCGGTGCTGGCCGGAGGGCGCGACGCCTCGGGCGACTCGTGGGCCTACGAGCTGAAGTGGGACGGGATCCGGTGCGTCGCGGTCGTGAGCGGCGAGCAGGTGAGGCTCTACTCGCGCAACCACAACGACGTCAGTGCCAGCTATCCGGAGCTGGTCGAGGAGCTGGCCGGCCTCGGGCTCGACGTGGTGCTCGACGGCGAGATCGTCGCCCTCGACGAGAAGGGCATCCCGAGCTTCGGCCGGCTGCAGCAGCGGATGGGAGTCACGAAGGCGGGTGACCTCGACCGGCTGCGGCGCACCGTGCCCGTGCAGCTGATGCTCTTCGACGTGCTGGAGCGCGACGGAGCCTCGCTCCGCGACCTCACGTACGACGAGCGGCGCGAGGCACTGGACGACCTCGGGATCGGCACGGGCCTGGTCCACGTGCCCCCGGCCCACGGCGGCACGCTCGACGAGGCCGTCGCGCTGAGCCGCAGCCACAAGCTGGAGGGTGTCGTGGCCAAGCGTCGGTCCTCCACCTACGATCCGGGGTCGCGCTCCACGGACTGGCTCAAGATCAAGAACCAGGACACGCAGGAGATCGTGATCGGCGGGTGGCGACCCAGCAGCGGGGGGCGCGGGATCGGGTCACTGCTCGTCGGGGTCCCCGTCGAGGGCGGGCTGAAGTACCTCGGGCGCGTGGGCACGGGCTACAGCAACGCGGAACGGCTCAAGCTCCGCTCGCTGCTGGACCCGCTGGAGCGCGCCACCTCGCCGTTCGTCGACGACGTGGAGACGGCCGCATCACGGGACGCGACGTGGACGACCCCGAAGCTGGTGGGCGAGGTCGTCTACGGCGACTGGTCGCCCGCGGGGCACCTGCGCCACGCCAGCTGGCGGGGTCTGCGACCGGACAAGGACGCCGCCGACGTCGTCCTGGAGACCTCGGCCGAGGTGCGACTGACCCCTCCGTGA
- a CDS encoding M1 family aminopeptidase produces MMSFPPSLTRPARAVAVAALSGALCVGALGATTATAAAADPVAGARTSGDSLFPNVGNGGYDVQHYDLDIAWTPGAPVASASTIVATAKISATAAAPLSEFSLDFEGLTVDSITVDGAPATWERDIDAATTKYKLVVTPAEPVEGDFTAVVAYSGSPVAHIDPDGSREGWIAGDDGATAVNEPVGAMTWYPVNNSLKDKAKYDIKLTIPRLMDGESMAAASNGSLHSKTRNGALETWHWKQPNQMVPYLSMVSIGKYEVRESVIELESGTYRDWTFLDAAMTSSQRTTTLASLAQTQDIMRWMESKFGPYPGVATGAVVDRINVGYALETQDRSFYQNSVSKGTLIHEIAHQWFGNAVSPSDWSDLWLNEGMGDYAPRAYNYDTGATTTSPETSYYNSWNASAPTAGQWQVPLAGFTDPAILFDYVYGRGGMTFETLRTIVGDASWFEILRTWVAENNGSDASTADFVALANRISGTDVTPVLNPWLYGTAKPAWASKWNLSVASDSAGPLAPGDTVAHTLTAQNTGKVAIAGQTVTVDVADLVDDARLGTLPAELANLGGKLRWTIPATAAGQTATVTFPATVKEAASGGTVGISASTSALGSSCVTCSASTAIADQADAWTLGLSADPLPGAVDAGDEITYTVSARNTAVHALLGATAEIDLADVLDDASVVSLGAGLELDGTTLRWSVPRVASGQTARAEFTVEVESESGATLKVSAAPATAGGSGEPTLTHTVGLKPLSPAPVPVVSGTGRVGTVLTARAGTWPSGTALAFQWSVGGKVVPGATGATYRLTPRDVGRVVTVAVTGTKSGWAPVTKVSAPLKVAPGLLTRKPQPFHVGLPKVGRTLKVKAGTWDSGVKLSYRWYRGSKAIKGATKTSYKLKKADAGQRIRVKVTATKPGYATVVKYTPRTSRVLR; encoded by the coding sequence ATGATGTCCTTTCCTCCTTCCCTCACCCGGCCGGCCCGTGCCGTCGCGGTCGCGGCCCTGAGCGGAGCGCTGTGCGTCGGCGCCCTCGGCGCGACCACGGCCACCGCCGCCGCGGCCGATCCGGTCGCCGGTGCCCGCACCTCCGGCGACTCCCTCTTCCCGAACGTCGGCAACGGCGGGTACGACGTCCAGCACTACGACCTGGACATCGCGTGGACGCCGGGTGCGCCGGTCGCGTCGGCCAGCACGATCGTCGCCACGGCGAAGATCAGCGCCACCGCGGCCGCTCCGCTGTCGGAGTTCTCGCTGGACTTCGAGGGCCTCACGGTCGACTCGATCACCGTGGACGGGGCGCCCGCCACGTGGGAGCGCGACATCGACGCCGCCACCACCAAGTACAAGCTGGTCGTCACGCCCGCCGAGCCCGTCGAGGGCGACTTCACCGCGGTGGTCGCCTACTCCGGCTCCCCGGTCGCCCACATCGATCCGGACGGCTCGCGTGAGGGCTGGATCGCCGGCGACGACGGCGCCACCGCCGTCAACGAGCCGGTTGGCGCGATGACCTGGTACCCGGTCAACAACTCGCTCAAGGACAAGGCGAAGTACGACATCAAGCTGACGATCCCGCGGCTGATGGACGGCGAGTCGATGGCTGCGGCGAGCAACGGCTCGCTCCACTCCAAGACCCGCAACGGCGCCCTGGAGACGTGGCACTGGAAGCAGCCGAACCAGATGGTGCCGTACCTGTCGATGGTCTCCATCGGCAAGTACGAGGTCCGCGAGTCCGTGATCGAGCTCGAGAGCGGCACGTACCGCGACTGGACGTTCCTCGACGCCGCGATGACCTCCAGCCAGCGCACGACGACGCTGGCGAGCCTCGCGCAGACGCAGGACATCATGCGCTGGATGGAGTCGAAGTTCGGTCCGTACCCGGGCGTGGCCACCGGCGCGGTCGTCGACCGCATCAACGTGGGCTACGCGCTGGAGACGCAGGACCGCTCGTTCTACCAGAACTCGGTGAGCAAGGGCACGCTCATCCACGAGATCGCCCACCAGTGGTTCGGCAACGCGGTCTCGCCCAGCGACTGGAGCGACCTGTGGCTGAATGAGGGGATGGGCGACTACGCGCCCCGCGCCTACAACTACGACACCGGCGCGACGACGACCTCGCCGGAGACGTCCTACTACAACTCGTGGAATGCCAGCGCGCCGACCGCGGGCCAGTGGCAGGTGCCGTTGGCGGGCTTCACCGACCCGGCGATCCTGTTCGACTACGTGTACGGACGCGGCGGCATGACGTTCGAGACGCTGCGCACGATCGTGGGTGACGCGTCCTGGTTCGAGATCCTGCGCACCTGGGTCGCGGAGAACAACGGCTCCGACGCGTCGACGGCCGACTTCGTCGCCCTCGCCAACCGGATCTCGGGCACGGACGTCACGCCCGTGCTGAACCCGTGGCTGTACGGCACGGCGAAGCCGGCGTGGGCCTCGAAGTGGAACCTCTCGGTCGCCTCCGACTCCGCGGGTCCGCTCGCGCCGGGTGACACCGTCGCCCACACGCTGACGGCCCAGAACACCGGCAAGGTGGCCATCGCCGGCCAGACCGTGACCGTCGACGTCGCCGACCTCGTCGACGACGCCCGGCTCGGCACGCTGCCGGCCGAGCTGGCGAACCTGGGCGGCAAGCTCAGGTGGACCATCCCGGCCACGGCGGCCGGGCAGACGGCGACCGTCACGTTCCCCGCCACCGTCAAGGAGGCGGCGTCCGGCGGCACGGTGGGCATCTCGGCGAGCACGAGCGCACTCGGCTCCTCCTGTGTCACGTGCAGCGCCTCCACGGCGATCGCCGACCAGGCCGACGCGTGGACGCTGGGCCTGTCGGCCGACCCGCTGCCGGGTGCCGTCGACGCCGGCGACGAGATCACCTACACGGTCTCGGCGAGGAACACGGCGGTCCACGCGCTCCTGGGCGCGACGGCTGAGATCGACCTGGCCGACGTCCTCGACGACGCCTCGGTGGTCTCGCTGGGTGCGGGGCTCGAGCTCGACGGCACCACGCTCCGGTGGTCCGTTCCGCGGGTCGCGAGCGGCCAGACGGCGCGCGCCGAGTTCACGGTCGAGGTCGAGTCGGAGTCCGGTGCCACGCTGAAGGTCTCGGCCGCTCCGGCCACGGCCGGAGGTTCGGGGGAGCCCACGCTGACCCACACCGTCGGCCTCAAGCCCCTCAGCCCGGCCCCGGTGCCGGTCGTGAGCGGCACGGGTCGCGTCGGCACGGTCCTCACGGCCCGCGCCGGCACGTGGCCGTCCGGCACCGCGCTGGCGTTCCAGTGGTCGGTCGGCGGGAAGGTCGTCCCCGGTGCCACCGGCGCGACCTACCGCCTCACGCCGAGGGACGTGGGCCGCGTCGTGACCGTCGCGGTCACGGGCACGAAGTCCGGCTGGGCGCCGGTGACCAAGGTCAGCGCTCCGCTCAAGGTCGCCCCGGGCCTGCTGACGCGCAAGCCGCAGCCCTTCCACGTCGGACTGCCGAAGGTGGGCCGCACGCTGAAGGTCAAGGCGGGCACGTGGGACTCGGGCGTCAAGCTGTCGTACCGCTGGTACCGCGGCAGCAAGGCCATCAAGGGCGCGACGAAGACGTCGTACAAGCTCAAGAAGGCCGACGCGGGTCAGCGGATCCGGGTGAAGGTCACGGCCACGAAGCCCGGCTACGCCACGGTGGTCAAGTACACGCCGCGCACGTCGCGCGTCCTGCGCTGA
- a CDS encoding CsbD family protein — MGLDDKLKNAAEDLKGKGKEATGKATDDEKLEAEGKGDQAKSDIKQAGENVKDAFKH, encoded by the coding sequence ATGGGACTTGATGACAAGTTGAAGAACGCCGCTGAAGACCTCAAGGGCAAGGGCAAGGAAGCCACCGGCAAGGCGACCGACGACGAGAAGCTCGAAGCCGAGGGCAAGGGCGACCAGGCCAAGTCGGACATCAAGCAGGCCGGCGAGAACGTGAAGGACGCGTTCAAGCACTGA
- a CDS encoding GAF and ANTAR domain-containing protein — MSVPDFFSEVALDLHQQPTAEKTVERITEHARTAAECDDAGIMLVHSRTRIETAASTSSRVTRSHELQRELDEGPCLDALESGGSFLCTDVQTDERWPRWGRAAAELGIHSAMSVLLETRDRRYGSLNLYADRPDAFDSNDLATAMIFARHASIALANAHHEAGLLTAIDARKVIGQAQGILMERFDIESDRAFDVLRRYSQNHNQKLHAVATWVVENRKRPVSEFPATVRVDLADVASSSDGDHQPA, encoded by the coding sequence GTGTCCGTGCCCGATTTCTTCTCCGAGGTGGCGCTCGACCTGCACCAGCAGCCCACCGCTGAGAAAACCGTAGAACGCATCACCGAGCACGCCCGGACGGCTGCGGAGTGCGACGATGCCGGCATCATGCTGGTGCACTCGCGCACGCGCATCGAGACCGCTGCGTCCACCTCGTCGCGCGTCACGCGCTCGCACGAGCTGCAGCGCGAGCTCGACGAGGGCCCCTGCCTCGACGCCCTGGAGTCTGGTGGCAGCTTCCTGTGCACCGACGTCCAGACCGACGAGCGCTGGCCCCGCTGGGGACGCGCCGCCGCCGAGCTGGGCATCCACAGCGCGATGAGCGTGCTGCTGGAGACGCGCGATCGCCGGTACGGCTCGCTGAACCTCTACGCCGATCGCCCCGACGCGTTCGACTCCAACGATCTCGCCACCGCGATGATCTTCGCGCGGCACGCGTCCATCGCGCTGGCCAACGCGCACCACGAGGCCGGCCTGCTCACCGCGATCGACGCGCGCAAGGTGATCGGCCAGGCGCAGGGCATCCTGATGGAGCGCTTCGACATCGAGTCCGACCGGGCGTTCGACGTGCTGAGGCGCTACTCGCAGAACCACAACCAGAAGCTGCACGCCGTGGCCACCTGGGTCGTGGAGAACCGCAAGCGCCCCGTGTCGGAGTTCCCCGCCACCGTGCGGGTGGATCTGGCGGACGTCGCCTCGTCGTCCGACGGCGACCACCAGCCCGCCTGA